AGAGACCATCGATGAAGAGTAGGAGGAGGCCAGAACAAGAGCCGAGAATCCTTGTCGTGATATCTAAGAAATCGTGGTGCCTGGATGAACTAGAATCGCCGAAAGGGTTGCAGAAGAGGTTTTTGGAGCCGAAGCTGGAGATGTGAAGCAAACCGGATCTGACCCCAGACAAGTACTTGGATTTAAAATACGGATCTTCAGATATATGGGAGTTGAAAGATCTTCTCGTGCATTTCATCATAACCAGAGATATGGGATCCAATCTGAATAAGATCTTTTCGAAGAGAGGCAGAGGTAAGCCCAATGTCTCCATGATCGACTTAGGGGAGAAAaagggagagggagagagtgATACAGGAaatgattagggttttgccTACTCTTTGatgagatatttttgtttttctaacaTCTTCGAATCGACAAGGCCCGATCAATACTCAAATGGACTTAACCGCTTGACTAAAAGCCCATCTCGAGtttttttatgtgattatTCGCTGTATATGTGTATTTATCGacgtaattaattatttttaactaaaataaatctaataatgTAAAGTTTGAacgtttgtttttgaaaaaatggaatatctcgaatgaataatattttttcctctttttacAAAATGGCTATGTTTTCtgaatctatatatagtgATTACAAAATGACTATGTTTTCtgaatctatatatagtgAGAAATCCTTAGTATTAACAATTGTCCCGTAGACTCATGATATACTATTACTTAATAATAGttgtaaacaataaaatataaatatcttataaatagatacaatttacaaacttttgtatatactaatttttaaaaataaattattttacgGTGTACCGAATGACTAAAATCTAGTACAAGGGTATAAATGTAGTATCTCTTGGAAAAAGGAAATACTACAAACTGAAAACGTTATAAAGTCATTCattaacattaaaaagaataCTCTAAATCTATAAATTCTTCCTATTGGCAAAATGTAGCGATCCCGCAAGAGTGAGCAAACTCCAAAAACATGTCCTTAGTTCGGATTCAGACTCTCGCTTGCATAAAGGCGGAATTGCTAGTAATCACCGGTCATCCGTACGGAGGTGAATTCGTTATCGGTCCTTGTACACATTGCCAGTCACATCATGCCCGAAGTCATTACCTTAACCGCACGGAAGGGGTGACATGAGTGATGagatacatgtatatattatgaagAAATGATTGGAATTCAAAAATAGATTAGATATATAATGAgttatgcatgtatatatcaTTTAGGTAGGAATTCTTTGAGGAATATgttaacaattataaactgcaaaaaatgtaaaaacctACAATGAAGTAAAATATTACAGATTTGTCCCATATGGCtagaaagaagaatagaaaacatgggagaaaaaaaaaacatgaagtGATAAGCGATTGAGGATTTCCCTAGATGAAAcatcaaggaagaagatgcATGTTATCAAAGACCGAACCATAGAAAACCATAGAGATTGGAAGCTTTTCACCAGTGTTCCGACAATACTGAGCCGTAACGACGTAGAGCAGAAAGCCCTCTACTACACCAGATCTACCCGCAGACCTAAcggttctttttcttttgttgattttctccATGCCTAAGAACCTTCTCTTCTTGCTAAAACGCATCACGTCTAGGCACTTGGAAGAACTAGGCTCATCCACGGTCATCTTCAGtttcgtttcttcttcagtcatcaatctttttccttttttcttgaaCAGTCTCTTAGCATAAGGTGAGATTTCCTCAATCAGGCTCATAAGTTTCCTTAGAGTGGAGATATATTTACAATCATCACCATGCACCATATTCATCGTCTCAACGTCGACCTTTTGTTTCAGTTCTATCGCAGAGGAGAAAGACGGTTTAAAGAGGTAAAAGACTTGATAACCATCGCACCACTCTGGAATCCAACCTATGACTTCCCACTTGTTAGCTCTCAAGTCGTACCCAAAAACATCTCCGTCGCAAGCTACCTTGTTCATTTGCCACAACACCAAACACTTACCGTTGTATGCCGCAACGTTCCAGCACCTCATTGTCTTTTTGTGCAACACTCCGTTCTGGATTTCCTTCACTAAGACCCACTTAGGATCGATAAGAATATCCTCGAGGGAATAAACGTTAATCGATTCCTCCGTCGCTGATATCAATGCTAGTTCCTTCTCTGTGGCCTCGAACAAGAACTTGTTCGCCACCGCGCTTAGTTCTAGGGGAAACTTGATTGGAATCAGCCGTGCTTGCTCTGTTTCTGGATTAAATGCTAAAATGCTCCCGTCCTTTCTCAACCAGTGAATACATCCGTCAAAGTAAACCGGTTTCTTATCAGCCAGGGGAACACTTGGGCTGCAAGTAATAGTTGTTTCCGACAATTTCCAACAGGAATCTCCTGTGGTAATCTCGAATTGATACACATGGTTTGGTCTGGATTCGAAGACGTTGTATCTTTCATGCAGACAACTTTGAATCCCTGACTTGTTCTATCAATTTGATCAACCGCAAAACCAATGCGATTCATTTTATGACTTCGTAGGTTAAAGCTTAGCTCTCCCCTTTTTTTAACACGACCAAGAAAGATTGATTTAGAGTGATCAAGGAATCGATACCTCTTAGTGAGCGGATTCGCGACGCAGAGATAATCCATGAAGAGTAAGAGAAGGCCAGAGCAAGAGCAGAGAAACCTAGTCTTGATATCTAAGGAATATGTGTATCTGAATGGCATAGAATCGCCGAAAGGGTTGCAGAAGAGAGATTTGGATCCATAGTAGGAGTTGTGTAGCAAACCGAATCCGACCAGAGACAAGTAATTGGATTTGAAATACGGATCTTCAGATATATGCGAGTTGATAGATCTTCTCGTGCATTTCATCATAGCTAGGGATTTGGGATccaattttaataaaatcttttCGAAGACATGCAGAGGTAAGTTCTCCATGATCGAACAAggggagaaaaagaaaagagagaggaagagatatTACGGTTTCTGCATAGTTCTTTGATGTGATTATTCGCTGTAATTTGTTACTTCTAGTGTATATGTATTTATCGAcgtaattaataatttttagtcacaaaaatccaataaagaaaagtttgaaCGTTTGTTTCGGAAACtaatattattcttttcctTGTTTAACTAAATGACTACGTTCTCCAAATCTCTGAGTATAAATGCAGTATCTCTTCCAAAAAGGAAATACTACAAACCGAAAACGTTTACGTTTTGTAAGTCATTcattataacattttaaaacaaattcttcCTATTGACTGATGAGATCTAATCtacatttttaagttttaactcaTTATAATATCTATTctatttttgaatttcaaacaTTTCTTCATAATACATGTATCTCATCAGTCAATAGGAAGAATTTATAGATTAAGTTATAACCGTTAACATCTTAACTAACCAGCTAGTTCCGTGCTAAACGGTAGGAAGATCAAAGGATCTTAAACTTTTCCGGCAAATATGTTTACTAATAACAAGAATGATCATTAATCTGCTTCTCCACCTAATCTCTATGTCTTTCTAATGGACTGTTTTGTTTGCGCCAGTTTGTTCTAAATCTCTTGTAAACCTCAAGTTCCTTTTTGGTAATATAATTAACatcttctccaaaaaaaaaaagagtataaaaaaaagtagtagATTAAAAGAAGGGAAAGGGAAAACATAACTCTTAAACTTCTATTACATTAACCAAAAGCCACAATACGAATTTTGTCTACTTGACTcgtcttcttttgttgattctcTCCACGTCTAGGAACTTGGAAGAATTAGGCTCATCCATCATCATATTCGATtccgtttcttcttcaatcatcAATCTTTTTCCAAGTatctttccctttttcttgAACAAGCTCTGAGCATATGGTGAGATTCCACTAATCAGTCTCATAACTTTGCTTAGAGAGGAGACAcgtttatcatcatcatcatcatcattaaccATCGTCATCATGTCGACGTCCTCCTTCTCATCTAGTTCCATCGAAGAGGATGCCGTCAAAGACGGTTTGGACTGACAAAGGTCTCGTTTACCATCGTACCACCGTGGAATCCAACCCATGACTCCCCACTTGGTAGCTTTAAAGTCGTATCCATGAATCACTCCGTCGTCGTTACAGTCCTTCTTACATACAGTTTTGAAATAAGGATCGTCGGATATATGCGAGTTGATAGATCGATCCGTGCATTGCATCATTGCCAGAGATTTTGGATCTAATTTGAAGAGAATCTCTTCAAGGATATGAAAAGGTAATCCATCCATGATTGAtctaattaataagaaaaagagacaaaacaagattAGGGCTTTTTGCTCCGTTCCGTGATGGTGACTATTCCAGAAGTTTTGGTGATGTTATAGTAGATATGATGTATTTATAGACGTAGATTATTTGCCtttaacatattaaaaaggaaagatttgtttatgacattttttactttttcagtATTCCATATGCTTTGTGAGACCAACACCAAAACCTAAAGGAATTTATTGTCAGCAAAAAGGGTACAAAGGTCATTTTATAACAAAGGTGAATTAAAATATGAAGGAATTCACAAACTAAAACGCAACGTTTGGTGAATGGCTTTAGGGGTAAAACAGTCATTACGCTCAAAGCATTGAGAAATTAGGATATGGATATGTGAACACCTGAACAGAGTtctatgcttcttcttcatcaatggCTTCCATTAGTAGCTTACACAGATGGGCATCTAATCAACACTCTCGTCTTCCTCGAATCACTTCTATTTCTGAGGCTGACCAATCTCGACCCATTAACCAAGTCGTCGCCTTTTCGGTTCCTATATCCAGAAGAGACGCGAGTATTATTCTTCTCAGCTCGATTCCATTGACAAGCTTCTTCGTTCTAACACCGAGCTCTTCCGAAGCTAGAGAGAGACGTAGCAGAAAAGTTATCCCTCTCGAGGAATATTCCACTGGCCGTTAAGTCCCTCGCTCTCTTCTTAGCTATCGGTTCGTCTTCCGCACAAATTTCACAATTAGTGTTTGGAATTAGGTTTCTTTGTTATTGCACATGATTACTCTCTTGTTTAATTGGGTTTTGAGAGTTTCTGATTCGACGAAATTCTGAATTGGGGGACATAAAAGGATTTGCTTGACTTGTATGAGAAGTTTCTGGGTTtgtaaaaacataaactttagCTTGTTATTAACACAATGTTTGTGTTACTCTGTTCTTGCAGCTGAAGGGTTGAAATTCTATGACATTGAGGAAGGCAAAGGTCCAGTAGCAACAGAGGGATCAACTGCTCAGGTCTCTCTAGCTAATGATTCACATTTTAATTTCTCTATATCGAAATCGAGTTCTCGCTTTTACAATGTAATGGTGTCTGTATTTTCCACATTTAGGTGCATTTTGATTGCCGTTACAGAAGCATCACTGCAATTTCTACCCGAGAATCCAAGCTTTTAGCTGGAAACCGTAGTATTGCTCAGGTTACTTCACCATCTATCCCTTTTGATTAGATTCTGCataatttttagtttgatgGTGGCTTACTTCTTTCTGGAGCAGCCTTACGAGTTCAAGGTGGGATCTACGCCAGGAAAGGAAAGGAAGCGTGAATTCGTTGATAATCCAAATGGGTTATTCTCTGCACAGGCTGCACCAAAACCTCCTCCAGCAATGTATTTCATTACCGAAGGAATGAAAGTCGGAGGCAAGGTTAGAAACATTACTGCATTTtcgctctcttcttcttacaaCATGTAGTTACATATAAGTAGTTTTGACCTATGTTGTTCTTGCAGAGAACGGTGATTGTTCCTCCTGAAGCTGGTTATGGTCAGAAAGGAATGAATGAGATACCGGTGAGAACCTACTACAAATTGTATATGAGGAAAGCTCCGTTTTTTGCTGAAAACTAATTACAAAATGTAGTATAATGCTTGTTTCGGGTTTAAGAGATAATAAAATCATGTATGTTGTTGCAGCCTGGAGCTACTTTTGAGTTAAACATAGAGCTGCTTCGGGTGACTCCTCCACCAGAAGAGAAGTGAACGCTAATAAGAGAAGTTTGAAGCTTCAAGCATTGTCCCAACATTTGTGTAAAGATGACaaaggagaaaagagagaaagatgtaAATTTTGGAGTTTTTAGTTTGTGTCTGGTTGGTTATACACCAAACTCTGGTACAGTTAAATAACCGGTATATTTGTTGgactaaaatttgttaaaagtatataattCTTACGTGGCAGCTTCTAGTTGGCTACAATAtcttaaaaccaaatcaaatcaaaacttgaaaTGATTTGAAATCATAGAACCGagaaaaccaaaccgaatgTCAAACCAtaacaaatttggttttagttcAACCgataataaaccaaaatgtcTACAGCTACCTACTAGGTGAGAATTTGGTTGCTGGCTCTGCTTGTGAGCTTTGGTAGCGATATCTCCGGTAGCTTCTTTTCCCGAGAAAATCTAGTGAGAAAAATGGAGACTTCTCTGAGATATGCTACTAATTCCAGGTCTCTGAAAATTCATGCCAAGGAGAAGTTTCCGGTGAACTCCAAAACTCGCCTGCAGGtgaatttcttcaaattaTTGGCTGTTATGGTGGATTTTAGCACTATTCTTCAATTTGATTGCGatatattcttttgattttcttccttAGGATTATTTAATGCACAAAGCCTCTTACTTATTTATAGGCTAATGGTTTTCAGGGTTTATGGAAATTGTAATTAGGATGTTATTTTCTATGTACACAGGCTTTAGAGTCTTTTAGTCTTTAGCAGAAAGAGCTGTGTAGGCTTAAAGAAGAATCGATAGCTTTTTGGAAGATTATACTTAACTTGTTTTTTGGCTACACTCTATCCCCTTGTCGAGATTATGGAGCAGGGAATGTTTGTGttcttactttcttttgttggttttacatTTGTGATTAGCTTCATGGAGAGCTAGATACAGGAGCTGGAGTGCCAAGTTACTTCTGTGCAATGATAAGATACTTTTTTCATGAGGTTTTGATCTTGAATTTGTGCTTGAGCTCTTTGAACCTTTTACCAGACCATTTTATTGATTACCATGAATTTGTGTATAGGCTTCAACAAACCTTGGAGTTGGTTTGCATTATGATAAACGCGAAAAGCTTCGGTGTCTTGTACGTGGGAAAAAGAAGTTTCCTGTGATAACTGATGAGGTTGTAACCTTTAATATCAAAGGAAGATGTGATTTTGACCAGGACTTAGTTCAGGTTtgcctcttttgtttttcatcacttgtgtttctttgatggtttttaaaactttagaaTGGACtgaaattttgtgattttgccACAGAGGAACGCAAAAGGAGCTGCTGAATTTGATTGGAACATATGGAAGTTTCAGAAAGATCAGGATTTACGCCTCAGAATTGGCTACGAAATGTTTGAGAAGGTACGCTTTAGCTTACCGTTTAACAAAGAGAACAACAATGGTTCTTATTGGATCATTGAACACTATGTGTTGGCTTTCTCTGTTACAGGTACCTTATATGCAgattagagaaaacaattgGACTTTTAACACGAACTTGAAAGGAAAATGGAATGTGAGGTATGATCTGTAATGAGTAAACAagaacagaaacagagaatagTAAGATcacattttcatatttgtatcATGTTGAGAAATGTATTACTGATAGAAAAAAACTCGCTTTGATTTAACCAGTTGAGAGCAAATTCAGAGATCTTCTGTTATCATCAGTCACTTTTACTCTTGCAAGCATCTAAGAACTAATTAGCTTTTGTCTCCTAGGCTCAGATAGCTATTATTTCCTTGTCTAAAGATAGAATCCGTATCTAACTAGGTTTGACTTTATGCGTGGTCTTAAACCCCATTTGGGTTCCTTTAGAGACCTCCTTTTCTTTGTGATACTGTTATAGATAACCGGAAAATACATACCAAACCAATCTGAAGCAAACCCTCACTTGTATGTGCCAATTTGGATGCAATTGGTGTGATAGTTCACAAACCAAACATCAGAAGTCCGGTCATCTCAGATCGGCATACATTAGTTTGGTCTGTGTTACGGTTCTGGTTGACTTTGAGATCGTGATGCTACTAATATGAGCCTTGAACATCACCATCAGTATCAAATCAACAATTTAGTCCCACATACACATGTGAAGGAAGATCTTGTTCTATAAAGATTTGCTTCTGGTGGTCATGAATCAAAGATCTTGCATAAAACCCCACAACGACCAAGAATCAACCATTAATTTTCAATATCAACAGTAAATCGAATAAACATTGACAAAAATGCACATATTTTTGGTTAGTTGTTGGTGGTTTTAGCTAACTAAACACCACGTGACATCTATGCATATTAAGTCCCAAACAACGTTTAGTAGAGGCGGCTTTAAATTCCAACATAATAGGGTCtctattatcttttttttataattatttaatctCTGGATAATTTCAttaacaaacaataatttgaCTTAGATTGTGAAATACTCGAAGACCAATTTGAAAAGTTAGACAATTGACACTGGAAATTGCTAAAGTCATTGTCGTAAAACCGCGAATGTGGCTTAGAGCAATTTCGTGCCCACAAATTGGTTGAATTTGGTCAATTGCAATACATTTTCCTCGAGGCTGCATACTTTTTCAAACTCgcaataa
This sequence is a window from Arabidopsis thaliana chromosome 1 sequence. Protein-coding genes within it:
- a CDS encoding FKBP-like peptidyl-prolyl cis-trans isomerase family protein (FKBP-like peptidyl-prolyl cis-trans isomerase family protein; FUNCTIONS IN: FK506 binding, peptidyl-prolyl cis-trans isomerase activity; INVOLVED IN: protein folding; LOCATED IN: thylakoid lumen, chloroplast thylakoid lumen, chloroplast; EXPRESSED IN: 21 plant structures; EXPRESSED DURING: 13 growth stages; CONTAINS InterPro DOMAIN/s: Peptidyl-prolyl cis-trans isomerase, FKBP-type (InterPro:IPR001179); BEST Arabidopsis thaliana protein match is: FKBP-like peptidyl-prolyl cis-trans isomerase family protein (TAIR:AT3G10060.1); Has 1763 Blast hits to 1744 proteins in 606 species: Archae - 0; Bacteria - 1027; Metazoa - 95; Fungi - 57; Plants - 263; Viruses - 0; Other Eukaryotes - 321 (source: NCBI BLink).), which encodes MASISSLHRWASNQHSRLPRITSISEADQSRPINQVVAFSVPISRRDASIILLSSIPLTSFFVLTPSSSEARERRSRKVIPLEEYSTGPEGLKFYDIEEGKGPVATEGSTAQVHFDCRYRSITAISTRESKLLAGNRSIAQPYEFKVGSTPGKERKREFVDNPNGLFSAQAAPKPPPAMYFITEGMKVGGKRTVIVPPEAGYGQKGMNEIPPGATFELNIELLRVTPPPEEK
- a CDS encoding F-box/associated interaction domain protein (F-box family protein; CONTAINS InterPro DOMAIN/s: F-box domain, cyclin-like (InterPro:IPR001810), F-box domain, Skp2-like (InterPro:IPR022364); BEST Arabidopsis thaliana protein match is: F-box family protein (TAIR:AT1G20795.1); Has 109 Blast hits to 52 proteins in 4 species: Archae - 0; Bacteria - 0; Metazoa - 0; Fungi - 0; Plants - 109; Viruses - 0; Other Eukaryotes - 0 (source: NCBI BLink).); the protein is MENLPLHVFEKILLKLDPKSLAMMKCTRRSINSHISEDPYFKSNYLSLVGFGLLHNSYYGSKSLFCNPFGDSMPFRYTYSLDIKTRFLCSCSGLLLLFMDYLCVANPLTKSPSVPLADKKPVYFDGCIHWLRKDGSILAFNPETEQARLIPIKFPLELSAVANKFLFEATEKELALISATEESINVYSLEDILIDPKWVLVKEIQNGVLHKKTMRCWNVAAYNGKCLVLWQMNKVACDGDVFGYDLRANKWEVIGWIPEWCDGYQVFYLFKPSFSSAIELKQKVDVETMNMVHGDDCKYISTLRKLMSLIEEISPYAKRLFKKKGKRLMTEEETKLKMTVDEPSSSKCLDVMRFSKKRRFLGMEKINKRKRTVRSAGRSGVVEGFLLYVVTAQYCRNTGEKLPISMVFYGSVFDNMHLLP
- a CDS encoding F-box/associated interaction domain protein, with protein sequence MDGLPFHILEEILFKLDPKSLAMMQCTDRSINSHISDDPYFKTVCKKDCNDDGVIHGYDFKATKWGVMGWIPRWYDGKRDLCQSKPSLTASSSMELDEKEDVDMMTMVNDDDDDDKRVSSLSKVMRLISGISPYAQSLFKKKGKILGKRLMIEEETESNMMMDEPNSSKFLDVERINKRRRVK
- a CDS encoding outer envelope pore-like protein (unknown protein; BEST Arabidopsis thaliana protein match is: unknown protein (TAIR:AT1G76405.2); Has 52 Blast hits to 52 proteins in 19 species: Archae - 0; Bacteria - 0; Metazoa - 0; Fungi - 0; Plants - 50; Viruses - 0; Other Eukaryotes - 2 (source: NCBI BLink).), giving the protein METSLRYATNSRSLKIHAKEKFPVNSKTRLQLHGELDTGAGVPSYFCAMIRYFFHEASTNLGVGLHYDKREKLRCLVRGKKKFPVITDEVVTFNIKGRCDFDQDLVQRNAKGAAEFDWNIWKFQKDQDLRLRIGYEMFEKVPYMQIRENNWTFNTNLKGKWNVRYDL
- a CDS encoding FKBP-like peptidyl-prolyl cis-trans isomerase family protein, producing the protein MASISSLHRWASNQHSRLPRITSISEADQSRPINQVVAFSVPISRRDASIILLSSIPLTSFFVLTPSSSEARERRSRKVIPLEEYSTGPEGLKFYDIEEGKGPVATEGSTAQVHFDCRYRSITAISTRESKLLAGNRSIAQPYEFKVGSTPGKERKREFVDNPNGLFSAQAAPKPPPAMYFITEGMKVGGKRTVIVPPEAGYGQKGMNEIPVRTYYKLYMRKAPFFAEN